GATTGGAGAATAATGGTACTAAAAATTGAGCTGCGCGTTCACCGTGTCACGATAGCATTAACATTCTTTCTTATTATTCTAgtacacatgaaaaaaaacgtaacTCCCTGATGTTGCTATAGTATTTTTTCCTTCCAGGCGAGATTGCATGCCACGCCAACATGTTAATTGTCTTGCTACGAGGCTACTTCCCCGTTCTGAACTGTGGCTACAACTTCAGCTCACTTAATGGTAGTTCAGCAGCATAGCGCAGTATAGCAGCGATATGTTTCAATGTAAGTGGATGAACAACCGGATAgaagtttttttcccctcatatttcaaagggaaaaaacagTATAGTCCTAATCGTTGTTTAAAAGTAGCAAAACAATAGTCGGATGTATATGAGAATTACCTATACTGTATATAacaattattgaaaaaaaaagacaacatcGTGCTATAGTATAATcaaatttcttgtttcgcTACGTATTCTTCAAAACTTTCTTTAATGTTTCATGTGGATGATGGCTAATCGACACGCTATTCTATTTATTTGAGGTGGAATGCTTTTCGCATGAAATCTAATTCAATGTTTTATCTACATCGATTAAGTAGGAGACAAAGACAAAGACAAACACTTCTGGGAAAATTGTGCTGTCACTTTATTGCTGGGTACACAATGGAACATGGTTTTTTGAATCGACCAGGATCAAATCTAGACTATGTTGTATAAACAAGGTTGCAGGCCTGTCCAAGACCGGTCGATAttgtctcattttcttttcgtaccATCGTCAGTGTGGTGTCTACATATATACCACCGGAGCTACTAGACAAATTTCCTAATTTACAAGTGACGTGCATACGGGAAGACTACACATCGTTCCCCGCCGCCTTTCGTTGATTACTCCGTCGACGAGTCGTTGTGAAATCCCTTCATTGACGCctgtatttttgtttgattttttttttcaggtgaaTTGGTTGCTGATCCATCGTATAAAAAAGTGCGTGTTATGGTGTTTGTTTTGTGCATCGCTTTCTTCTTTCAAGTTTTTTATGAGGAGGACtgagggaacaaaaatatttcttcgaaaacaatttcataGGTATGGAACAATGCCGTTCCAGTTGACGCGCGCCCCGCTCCACCTACAGTCGAAGGAGAAAATCACGATCCGTGTTTGGTTAAATCAAGCGTAACATATGCTTCAGAAGACGGCGAGGGTGACTAACCGCgggatttttgaaaaacttctGAAACAAAATCATATCACaaagttttaataaaaaacTTACTTAGTTCTGATGATCTTGTCCAGCGTACTAAGAGGAATCTCAGGTTCGGTTTCATCAAATCCGCGTGTGCATATATTCAAAATAGTGTCACCGGTCTGAAAATGCGAACTGGTATAATAGTGAAGCTGGAAGCTGCGatagaaacgaaaaattattGCCAACATCTTTGTGATTTTCTATCACCATACTTGTATTCGTTTCGGTAGTCTCGCATTAGCGCTCGGTCTAAGCAAAATAGAAGGCCAGATTGGTCACAGCAGATCACTAGCCAAATGGGGAAGATTGGGGTTTTTAATCTGGAACCAAGATTCGTTGCTTGTGTCTTTTCCTCGTTGCCCATCCATAGGAGGAGGCCGAGCGGTGAACGAATCAATAATCCCGTTTCCGCTATGGactgtttgaaagaaaatatagaACAAATCAGTAATAGTCATAGACGTATAGGAAATCGAGTTTCATTATTACCGCATGGTCTTCGTCTCCTCGGTATTGGACTCCGTTATGCAAGAACGGACTGGCTCTACCGGTCATGAGCAAACACAGAACACTGTTTGAAATGCTTCCTTTGAAATTCACGAGATGGCTTCTGTGTGTCAGTCCGCTGAAATTTGCCGCTCTGCCCATCAAGTCTTCGTTCACTCTGTTTATCACATTCacgtttatcatgttttataaaaatgaattgtCATTTGGCTTTGATTAAAAGTACCTGTCCAAGCCCCTGGATAAAACGGCACTATACAATAGAAGAAGAACAGCCGGACCAGGCTCTTCCTGGAACTGTGGGAGACATATCATTAGTTTACGTGCATGTTATTTGCTTTCAAACGGAAACGTACTAAGTAAATATATCGACGCAGTACCGTCACAAGTTcgtcccactttgcgaaaggTACCAACTGCAACTGTGGAATTGAAAACATTGTTGGTCAGCATGGATAGTGCATGtatgttttttaattggcaATACTTTTTCAGTTACACCGTCGTGATTAAACTGCGGTGATTCGGGCAAATGTACAATGGATTTGCTTGGCAAACAGAGAATGCCTTGGCCACTTCCAGCCCGCCACAAGATTTCGGCTACAGCTGCCACAAGAGCTTCTTTCTGTATCGTCATTGTTGGCTCTAAAGGATTCCTTCTATTAATCGTCAATTGGAAACGTTGTTAAACTTTGCATATTTTTATCAAATAGCAGTGTCAAACGCAAACCAATAGCTTAATAAAATCAAAGGAGGTCGATATCGGTGTATATTTCAAGAGCTGTTGGAGCCAACAGTGCCAATAGTATGATCGATGAGTTTGCTTTGAATGTGTGTCAAGGCTGATGTGTCGTGAGTTGACTTTTGTCGTATGTCAAGCGTTTTTAATCGCATTTCGTTCAATAACAGAAAACTACCAAAAGAATCCGATCAGCCCGCTAGCCTATCGATTCCGTGGCAACGTCTATTTTCCAGTGACCTTTTGAAGCGACGTCTGACTATATCCAAATATCTCGAAACTTGCGTGATATGCCTTTGGGCTCCTGACAACCCATGATCATTTGATTAGTCAAACGTTATAATCAAAAACGTATTGGTGTCACGTCTGTCGTAAAAGAATAGACAACAgaggattttgttttttacatttcaaatatttaacagAGGTTTATATTAGCGGACGTACTAACGAGATTAATTATCAAATCACAATTACCTAGATTTTAATATTCTTGTGGGATCCGTTTCGAAGAGAAGCGTTTTCAAAATCTGTGCTTGAACGATCATAAGGACGGATCGTGCCATTGGAATCATATCACCGCCGATGAACGTTAATCCATATGCGAGCTGTTGTTCTGCTTCCCGGAACACCATTCCCGGTCCACGTGAGAAGAATTCCGATCGTATCATGCTCGGACATTGTCCAAAAACAACCTGCCTCAATGCCTGCCATTCCACGATGGCGTACATACATGCAAACGAAAGACAGTGTTCAATTATCTGGTTCATAATAACAAGCGAAATAAAATGATAAAACTTAGAAACGTGCATTTGAACAAGAGTTGTAAACCGATTGCACACAAGCGGGCCTTCTGTTCATTATGTAGATACGTAACAAACGAACTCAGCGTTTGGAGCACGGTAGCTACTTCTCGGAAGGTACTGGGAAGGTAGCGCACTCTTTAAAAACCATGATTACTAGTTCGCTATATGTAGCTACTTTAATCAAATCACTCAATGTCattttccaagttttttttttatgttttaccTGTCTAATTCATTGGATATAAAAGCACTATTGACGCTGTAGCCCGAAGAATTATACGTTGGGTGCCTCTAGTTCTCATTCTTTGTCAAAACTGCCATGTGGAGGGCAATCAGTCTTGGTAGTCACATGCAATCTATGAAGGATTGCTGCCATCGGTGGTGTGCACCTTAGTCTCTTATCGATTCCTAATAAAAACCCCTTCCTTCATGCACAAATACAATGATACTCGATGTTGGAGATAGGTGCTTCCCTCTTTTTCATGCTCTTTCGTGGGTAccggtatttttgtttttaatttgataTGATTGCGCAATAATTTTTAGTACGCAGACACACGCAATCGGTGGTTTTGCTAGGCTGAAATTCCTTGGCATGTTCTGCGTCTTCTTATTTATTTGCATAAGCCCATAGTAGAAATGTATTACGTACGGCGCAAGATGAACCCCTATCCATGAAATGCCTTgctgttttaaataaaagaagtaatttttaaaaaaattcgatgATCAAACACGAAATCGCATCCGACAAAGACTTgaaaatagtttttgtttgcaaatgTTTTGTCGTGATTTCTATGGTGAATGGTCCGCAATGGTTCAAGGGTTGTCATCCTCCTGTATGGAATGATTCATTGTCTCGTGCGCAGAAACTTAGTCGTCAGTCAACCACTTTTCTCTGTCTGTCTGTCGTAAACTTTTTTCTGCATGCGAATGCGCATTTGTTTGGTTTGTATTCctccatgttttcttttccctctagttcattcgatttttttgAGGGCGTAGCGAAGCGTAATCGATTGGGCGGAAGACGAAAACGGACCTTGTTACGGAAAAAAGGGGATGTGTAAGAGGAAAAGCATACAGGCAATCGGGAAACTAACGGAATCGATTAAATATAGGACAACATCGCAACTcggtagtaaaaaaaaaaatggtgtctTAAATAGCCGGTCAGTCTTGGGGTTGGATGAAAACTGTAACAACAAAACCCGCATACAAGAAAAGGATGCAAATctacgatttaaaaaaaaaatgaatgattaAGGAAAACAGACACGCTTACCACCGCCGTTGGCTCTGTGATAGGTGTCCCGAGACTAGCTGGCACTGGTAAGACGTTAGGTAAAGGTGGCCTTTCACCAATTCCAGTACTTCGACCCGGATATCGAGTCATGGCTGAAAGATGGCCAGTCCGTTTGTGTTGTGTGCTGAGCAGGAATTTGAATATACAGGGCACCACCAATGGATATGAACTAACTCGGTGGGATATACCAACACGACTGACAGGATATCTTAGCGATGCAGTTGTATACACAGTATGCAGGCCTATACTTGTTATCGACTTATCGAGAAAGCAAGTGAACACGAAGGAGCATTGCGCGGCCACTAGTCTCGCCATGCTCTATACTCCTGTTTACCGAAAGTATGTACGCAACCCCTTCGACGTAGAGACTATACACAACAGACATACGAACGTCAAAGTATATAAAGACCGCACACCGTACAGGGCCTTCCTTGTACAACGTTCGATTGTGACGTACTTGAAAGTAACGcaaaatcgttttttgttttgtttattgcgCTACTATCGCAGTTCTATTGCACTTGTGCTCAATCATGTAGCTAAACATTTTGGGGATGATCGCCTCCTATACTGTTCAAAAATTGACGAACgattacaaacaaaaagtcTAACGTGTTACACCGGTGTGGTGGGCACGGCATTTGACGGAGAAAATCAAAGCGGAGGGTACGTTAAAGAAACAGAGAAAGCaaactgaaatgaaaaatcacgCCATCCGACAATTGGATAGCGAACGAGGGGTTGACAGTTTTCGTGCAGTAGCTCACCACTGAGACTTGAGGTGGTCAATTATTGCGTTctatatatactgtacatatGCGTCTCACCCACACATTTCCATTCCTTATGGATACGCATAAGATAGTCTGAATGTTTATATTAATACAGATCGAGTGTTTGATTTGCTCCTGTATAAAATCAAAACTCGACATGTACATACAGCTAACATTCGTTTTACATAACATATTACTCGCACCGGAAAtagtttaaaatatttaaaccATTGGTGAGGCAAGTCTAACTTAGGGGTAAATGTTCGGGACCACGTACCTTTTAGAACGAACTAAACGCGTTACCAGCAGATAGTGAACCCTTATTTCTTAACTTGACTATTTAGACCCACTTATTCTAAGTGGATGCGTATGTGAAATAACTAGAACCATATACGTTGACATGAGcattgataaatgcaatgaaaaaataattgaatgaTTGCACAAGGGGAATAGCGAGGCGTACAAGTTGTTTCTAGCTCGGAAATATGATGACAGTAAGTGAGGGCCATTCGTCATACAATCAAGATTGTCATCCATTTACGTTTCATTACCTCACATGCGAGTGCAAGCAAATTGGGTGACAAGCCAAACGTTTTGGAAGAAAACCTCGATGAATCGGGTCTTACTTCGACCATGTTCTTCATACGGGCCCGTATAGATGATAAACTCGTTTGCCCCACGTTACGACAGCCTTTGCCTTTCGTGGGAAGTTCTCTGTTTTAAACTCCTTGTGTTACTTGTCATCCGCAAAACTTTTGAACGCACATTCGCTCGCAAGGAAACTcgccgtgaaaaaaaaaaatcgtgaaaaaCTAGGAATCGAGTCAGAGGAATTTTGCTGCTTTTGCAAGTCTGTGGGCGTTGTGGAGCAAGGTCAATCATTGATTACGTGTGCGTAATTCTAGTCGTTGAGAATAGCCTTGCTGACACAGAAGGTTTGTCGCCAGACGTTTTTCGCACTAGAGCAGCGTGGCCATGAAAGCACAAAAATCCGCAATTGCGTTGTCTAACATGAACGACCGATAGATTtattgatttgaatttttcctaGACGTAGTACGTAACGTGGCGCACAGTCACGTTTCCGCACTATGTGGGTCAAAGAGACACGAGGAACTACCGTCAGTTGGTCTTCTAACGCTATTGTAGGTTGACCGCCCTACCGATTTGGTGCCTTGATCATCGAGAAATAATCTTTGCATTATGGTACTTGTgtgtaaaacaaaacttttgaaTTCCGACAAGAATACGCAAAGAAATTTCCGATATCCTAAAATCACTTTCCTTCGTGATAGCGTGGGAAGGGTTCTAGCGATTCTCCCGTAACTTCCAAAACTTGGAACGTATGAAAAAAAGTAAGCCTCGTTTTTGAGATATAGCCTTCTTGAAAAACATAACTAAAATGTGTTGCCTTATGATTTACAACCTACTG
The window above is part of the Daphnia carinata strain CSIRO-1 chromosome 7, CSIRO_AGI_Dcar_HiC_V3, whole genome shotgun sequence genome. Proteins encoded here:
- the LOC130701065 gene encoding inactive ubiquitin carboxyl-terminal hydrolase MINDY-4B-like: MARLVAAQCSFVFTCFLDKSITSIGLHTVYTTASLRYPVSRVGISHRVSSYPLVVPCIFKFLLSTQHKRTGHLSAMTRYPGRSTGIGERPPLPNVLPVPASLGTPITEPTAVALRQVVFGQCPSMIRSEFFSRGPGMVFREAEQQLAYGLTFIGGDMIPMARSVLMIVQAQILKTLLFETDPTRILKSRRNPLEPTMTIQKEALVAAVAEILWRAGSGQGILCLPSKSIVHLPESPQFNHDGVTEKLQLVPFAKWDELVTVLRRYIYLFQEEPGPAVLLLLYSAVLSRGLDRVNEDLMGRAANFSGLTHRSHLVNFKGSISNSVLCLLMTGRASPFLHNGVQYRGDEDHASIAETGLLIRSPLGLLLWMGNEEKTQATNLGSRLKTPIFPIWLVICCDQSGLLFCLDRALMRDYRNEYNFQLHYYTSSHFQTGDTILNICTRGFDETEPEIPLSTLDKIIRTKWSGARVNWNGIVPYL